Proteins encoded together in one Quercus lobata isolate SW786 chromosome 3, ValleyOak3.0 Primary Assembly, whole genome shotgun sequence window:
- the LOC115982970 gene encoding uncharacterized protein LOC115982970, whose product MGACVSAPEGCVGGRLKNRKNRKRRRVGGLKQKVPSRLSEGSLDRVDRSAPSDRSYANPTFQGSGQVEEAWFDSAAILESDCDEDYQSVADDVLSLNGFEGASVSSIPSLRDANHWDHNLNNHHTYSTNHMQKPGDLSTGNSALDSVNELSRCGPSNEANHPVYLDEVSSSVDGSPGKEAGVLDNCGILPSNCLPCLASTVSSVEKRRSLSSSPPSSRKKASLKLSFKWKDGNVNGPLFSSKMLLERPIAGSQVPFCPIDKKMLDCWSHIEPSTFKVRAVNYFRDKKKEFASNYAAYYPFGVDVFLSQRKITHIARFVELPSVNSSGNLPPLLIVNVQVPLYPTTIFQGETDGEGMSFVLYFKLNESYAKELPSNFQENIRRLMHDEVEKVKGFPVDSIVPFRERLKILGRVANVEDLHLSAPERKLMQAYNEKPVLSRPQHEFYSGDNYFEIDLDMHRFSYISRKGFEAFLDRLKICILDVGLTIQGNKAEELPEQILCCIRLNGIDYMNYRQLGNNQEPL is encoded by the exons TTTATCTGAGGGATCACTGGACAGGGTTGATAGGTCTGCACCATCTGATAGATCCTATGCCAACCCCACTTTCCAAG GATCAGGACAAGTTGAAGAGGCATGGTTTGATTCAGCTGCAATTCTGGAGTCTGACTGTGATGAAGATTACCAAAGTGTTGCAGATG ATGTGTTATCTCTGAACGGCTTTGAAGGTGCATCCGTATCAAGTATTCCATCTCTGAGAGATGCCAATCATTGGGACCATAATCTCAATAACCATCATACTTATTCCACCAATCATATGCAGAAACCGGGGGATTTGTCAACAGGGAATTCTGCACTCGACTCTGTTAATGAGCTTTCTAGATGTGGACCTTCAAATGAAGCAAACCATCCTGTGTACCTTGATGAAGTCTCCTCGTCTGTGGATGGAAGTCCTGGCAAGGAGGCAGGAGTGTTAGATAACTGTGGGATTCTTCCAAGCAACTGCTTACCTTGTCTTGCATCCACTGTTTCTTCAGTTGAAAAGAGAAGATCATTAAGTTCTAGTCCACCAAGTTCGAGAAAAAAGGCTTCCTTAAAGCTTTCCTTCAAATGGAAAGATGGAAATGTGAATGGCCCTCTAT TTTCCTCGAAGATGCTACTGGAAAGGCCAATAGCAGGTTCCCAAGTACCTTTTTGTCCAATAGATAAGAAAATGCTTGATTGTTGGTCACATATTGAGCCAAGTACTTTCAAAGTTCGAGCTGTAAATTATTTTAG GGACAAGAAGAAGGAGTTTGCTTCTAATTATGCTGCATATTATCCCTTTGGTGTTGATGTATTCTTATCTCAGAGGAAAATAACTCATATAGCTCGTTTTGTGGAACTCCCCTCTGTTAATTCTTCTGGAAACCTCCCTCCTCTTCTCATTGTAAATGTCCAG GTTCCGTTGTACCCTACCACAATTTTTCAGGGTGAAACTGATGGAGAAGGAATGAGTTTTGTATTGTACtttaagcttaatgaaagttacGCTAAGGAGCTTCCAtccaattttcaagaaaatatcaga AGGTTAATGCACGATGAAGTTGAAAAAGTGAAAGGGTTTCCTGTTGATTCAATTGTACCCTTTCGGGAAAGGTTGAAGATATTGGGCCGTGTTGCAAACGTGGAAGATCTTCATTTGAGTGCGCCAGAGCGGAAGCTTATGCAGGCTTACAATGAAAAACCTGTTCTTTCACGTCCTCAACATGAGTTTTACTCG GGAGACAATTACTTCGAGATTGATTTGGATATGCACAGATTCAGTTATATCTCTAGGAAAGGGTTTGAAGCATTCCTGGACAGACTAAAGATCTGCATCTTGGACGTTGGCCTCACTATTcag GGAAACAAGGCTGAAGAGTTGCCAGAGCAGATCTTATGTTGTATACGACTAAACGGAATTGACTACATGAATTACAGGCAACTGGGGAATAATCAGGAGCCCCTTTGA